A single genomic interval of Cytophagia bacterium CHB2 harbors:
- a CDS encoding class I SAM-dependent methyltransferase, whose product MTLWRIKAPFYSRIRRRPPFNLILQQERTQLAKLLQQIALPIVSHLDLGSGSGDTLALFSKYEIQVCADASFAMLQQSPATRKTLARAECLPFADHSFDFVTAIGLLEYIADAEKFLAEVSRVLKPGGMFLFTSAPPNAANCMRLILGERLYYWREKEVTILLHKSGWAIRGTARSWMQQQWLAQAR is encoded by the coding sequence CGTTCAATCTCATTCTTCAGCAAGAGCGCACACAACTTGCGAAGTTGCTGCAGCAGATTGCTCTCCCCATTGTCAGTCATTTAGATTTAGGCAGCGGTTCGGGTGACACGCTTGCGTTGTTTTCGAAATATGAAATTCAAGTATGCGCCGATGCTTCATTTGCCATGCTGCAGCAATCCCCGGCAACGAGAAAGACGCTTGCCCGCGCGGAATGCCTGCCCTTTGCCGATCATTCCTTTGATTTTGTCACTGCCATCGGATTGTTGGAGTATATAGCTGATGCTGAAAAATTCTTGGCCGAAGTCAGCAGAGTGCTCAAGCCCGGCGGCATGTTTTTGTTTACCTCGGCCCCGCCGAATGCTGCAAATTGCATGCGGCTTATTCTGGGAGAACGCCTTTATTATTGGAGAGAGAAAGAGGTAACGATCTTGTTGCACAAATCAGGCTGGGCCATCCGCGGGACAGCGCGATCCTGGATGCAACAGCAATGGCTGGCGCAGGCGCGGTGA
- a CDS encoding DUF4405 domain-containing protein: protein MQAVINKMRDSLLKSQVWKSMFRHDYEDSQRNRLLQVLDNFWMHLHPTKLPRHGTYIRFTWCMGGITFLLFLVTAVTGVLLMFYYRPTAEYAFADMKYLQFDVPFGMFLRNMHRWAAHGMVIAVWLHMFRVFLTGSYKPPREFNWVVGVILLTTTLLLSFTGYLLPWDQLSIWAVTVGTNMARATPLLGHEGPFGPELGMKPDNDVRFVLLGGTQVGPPTLLRFYVLHCIFLPLFAAVFMGVHFWRVRKDGGISGPL from the coding sequence ATGCAAGCGGTCATCAACAAGATGCGGGACAGTTTGCTCAAATCCCAAGTCTGGAAGTCGATGTTCCGTCACGATTACGAAGACTCTCAGCGTAATCGTCTTCTACAGGTGCTGGATAATTTCTGGATGCACCTTCACCCCACCAAGCTACCCCGTCACGGCACATATATTCGCTTCACCTGGTGCATGGGCGGCATCACGTTCCTGCTGTTTTTGGTCACCGCGGTCACCGGCGTATTGCTGATGTTTTATTATCGCCCCACCGCCGAGTATGCTTTTGCCGATATGAAGTATCTGCAATTCGACGTGCCTTTTGGCATGTTCCTGCGCAACATGCACCGGTGGGCGGCGCACGGCATGGTGATCGCCGTATGGCTGCACATGTTCCGCGTTTTTCTCACCGGCTCTTACAAACCACCGCGCGAATTCAATTGGGTGGTTGGCGTTATTTTGCTCACCACAACCCTCTTGCTGTCCTTCACCGGTTATTTGCTGCCGTGGGATCAGCTTTCCATCTGGGCGGTAACCGTGGGTACCAACATGGCGCGCGCCACGCCGCTGCTCGGTCACGAAGGCCCGTTCGGCCCGGAATTAGGCATGAAGCCGGACAACGATGTGCGCTTCGTGCTGCTGGGCGGCACGCAAGTCGGCCCGCCCACACTGCTGCGCTTTTACGTGCTGCATTGCATTTTCCTGCCGCTGTTTGCGGCGGTTTTTATGGGCGTGCATTTTTGGCGCGTACGCAAAGACGGCGGCATCTCCGGCCCGCTGTAA